A genome region from Camelina sativa cultivar DH55 chromosome 10, Cs, whole genome shotgun sequence includes the following:
- the LOC104718744 gene encoding polyadenylate-binding protein 4-like has product MRVVSVRLIVSNQGKHLGYAFVEFASANLAKKALKEKNGKYLHDHMIFLMREHDESPDYVEALAVQKKTIFVSHISPQTQISHIISFFKYVGEVVHVRLISNNEGRHLSYGFVEFSSDKEAKKALEKKNGEYLHDRKIFLEMFHAPNHPPKYKYCIDYHVWYEDYLTQESLLLEEEKRQGKDLMKLPILLSHLLSQRRRSLFPVSLAILSYQILSLSSKMLEKLTSCSSSTYWRPHG; this is encoded by the exons ATGAGAGTTGTTAGTGTTCGACTTATTGTGAGCAACCAGGGCAAGCATTTGGGCTATGCctttgttgagtttgcttctgctaACCTTGCAAAGAAG gctttgaaagagaagaacGGTAAATATTTGCACgatcatatgatttttttgatgAGAGAACATGATGAAAGTCCTGATTATGTTGAG GCACTTGCCGTACAGAAAAAGACGATCTTTGTCTCCCATATCTCTCCCCAAACTCAAATATCACATAT CATCAGTTTCTTCAAATATGTTGGAGAAGTTGTTCATGTTCGACTTATTTCAAACAACGAGGGCAGACATCTGAGTTATGGCTTTGTTGAGTTTTCTTCTgataaagaagcaaagaag GCGCTGGAAAAGAAGAACGGTGAATATTTGCATGATCGCAAGATTTTTCTTGAAATGTTTCATGCTCCAAACCATCCACCCAA GTATAAGTATTGCATAGATTACCATGTTTG GTACGAAGACTACCTTACACAAGAAAGCCTTCtgttggaagaagaaaagaggcAGGGAAAGGACTTGATGAAACTCCCGATTTTGTTGAG CCATTTGTTGTCACAAAGAAGACGCTCTTTGTTTCCGGTCTCGCTTGCAATACTCAGTTATCAGATAT TGTCACTTTCTTCGAAGATGTTGGAGAAGTTGACAAGTTGTTCGAGTTCGACTTATTGGAGACCACATGGGTAA